A stretch of the Cyanobacteria bacterium GSL.Bin1 genome encodes the following:
- the clpP gene encoding ATP-dependent Clp endopeptidase proteolytic subunit ClpP: MIPTVIETSGRGERAFDIYSRLLRERIVFLGQQVDDEIANLIVAQMLYLEAEDPEKDIYLYINSPGGSVSAGLGIFDTMNQIRPDVSTICLGLAASMGAFLLSAGEKGKRLSLPHSRIMIHQPLGGAQGQATDIEIQAKEILYLKQQLNHYLAEHTGQPLDRIAEDTERDFFMSPHESMEYGLIDRVIERRPSASNPPA; encoded by the coding sequence ATGATCCCTACCGTCATTGAAACCTCGGGTCGCGGAGAACGCGCCTTTGATATCTACTCTCGTTTACTGCGGGAGAGAATCGTCTTTTTGGGACAACAGGTTGATGATGAAATTGCGAACCTGATTGTGGCACAAATGCTTTACTTAGAAGCAGAAGACCCAGAAAAAGATATTTATCTCTATATCAATTCTCCCGGCGGGTCGGTCAGTGCAGGACTCGGGATTTTTGATACCATGAACCAAATCCGTCCTGATGTCTCAACGATTTGCTTAGGACTCGCTGCCAGTATGGGCGCATTTCTCCTCAGTGCGGGAGAAAAAGGAAAGCGTCTCAGTCTTCCTCACTCTAGAATTATGATTCACCAACCCTTAGGGGGAGCGCAAGGTCAAGCCACAGATATTGAAATTCAAGCAAAAGAAATTCTTTATCTTAAACAGCAGTTGAACCACTACCTAGCCGAACATACCGGTCAACCTTTAGACCGCATTGCAGAAGACACAGAGCGCGATTTCTTTATGTCACCTCACGAATCAATGGAATACGGTTTAATTGATCGGGTAATTGAACGCCGCCCTTCTGCCAGTAACCCACCGGCTTAG
- a CDS encoding DUF4870 domain-containing protein: MAEDIDQRKLLSALAHGSIFFSALVVAIGIPIVILFVSDDEVTKENAREALNFHINLWIYGVIFGILTLLLIGWLLLGILGIVSIVMPIIGILQVLTNPYKAYRYPFIFRLL; the protein is encoded by the coding sequence ATGGCTGAAGATATTGATCAGCGCAAACTTCTTTCTGCACTCGCTCATGGCTCGATTTTTTTTAGTGCCTTAGTGGTTGCCATTGGAATTCCAATTGTGATTCTTTTTGTCTCAGATGATGAGGTGACTAAAGAAAATGCTAGAGAAGCTCTCAATTTTCATATTAATCTTTGGATCTATGGCGTAATCTTTGGTATTTTGACACTTTTATTAATTGGATGGCTGTTATTAGGGATTTTGGGTATTGTTAGTATTGTTATGCCAATTATTGGCATCCTGCAAGTGCTCACAAATCCTTATAAAGCTTATCGTTATCCTTTTATTTTTCGACTGCTTTAG
- a CDS encoding four-carbon acid sugar kinase family protein → MTTQSKIIVLDDDPTGSQTVHSCLLLMQWDEETLRLGLQDEVSIFFVLTNTRALSPENAAQRTREVCHNLKRALAAENITDFLVVSRSDSTLRGHYPLETDVIAEELGPFDAHFLTPAFFEGGRITRDSIHYIVSEEGETPVHETEFAKDSVFGYSHSYLPDYVEEKTNGKIQSEQVERFTLADIRQGSNKERLLQLKNNQCVAVDAEKQSDLDQFASDVLAATHTGKRFLFRSAASLLTSLAQLGQQPIPAEEMGKYDATPKPGVVLVGSHVQKSTAQLYALLEEPTVRGIEVDVRRLRDSPQTRDDQLTETLHEIKATHEQNQTPVIYTSREELQFNNTQERLDFGVKVSSFLMDIVRRLPRNISFLISKGGITSNDVLSDGLNLQSARLLGQILPGCSLVRTPQSHPQFPQLPVVLFPGNVGDNQGLVTVYRRLNKHYG, encoded by the coding sequence ATGACCACGCAATCAAAAATTATTGTCCTTGATGATGATCCGACGGGTTCTCAAACTGTACATAGCTGTTTATTACTGATGCAGTGGGATGAGGAAACGCTGCGCTTGGGATTGCAAGATGAAGTTTCCATTTTCTTTGTCCTAACGAATACTCGCGCTTTATCTCCGGAAAACGCTGCGCAACGAACGCGAGAAGTATGTCACAATCTCAAACGTGCCTTAGCAGCAGAAAATATTACTGACTTTTTAGTGGTCAGTCGGTCTGACTCTACTCTTCGGGGACATTATCCCCTCGAAACCGATGTCATTGCTGAAGAATTAGGTCCCTTTGATGCCCACTTTCTCACCCCTGCTTTTTTTGAAGGGGGACGCATTACTCGAGATAGCATTCACTACATTGTTTCTGAGGAGGGAGAAACGCCGGTTCATGAAACGGAATTTGCAAAGGACTCCGTTTTTGGCTACTCCCACAGCTATCTTCCGGACTATGTTGAGGAAAAAACCAATGGCAAGATTCAATCGGAACAAGTAGAACGGTTTACCCTAGCTGATATTCGCCAAGGATCAAATAAAGAGCGCTTGTTGCAACTGAAAAATAATCAATGTGTTGCGGTAGATGCAGAAAAGCAAAGCGATTTAGATCAATTTGCCTCTGATGTCCTGGCTGCAACCCACACTGGAAAACGCTTCTTATTCCGGAGTGCCGCCAGTTTATTAACTTCTCTGGCACAACTGGGTCAACAACCCATTCCTGCCGAAGAAATGGGAAAATATGATGCAACGCCCAAGCCGGGAGTTGTACTCGTCGGTTCTCATGTTCAGAAATCAACCGCTCAACTTTATGCCCTTTTAGAAGAACCAACTGTGAGGGGGATCGAAGTTGATGTCCGGCGTTTACGAGATTCTCCTCAAACCAGAGATGACCAATTAACCGAAACTTTGCATGAAATTAAAGCGACTCATGAACAAAATCAAACCCCGGTTATTTATACCAGTCGCGAAGAATTACAATTCAATAATACTCAAGAGCGTCTCGACTTTGGGGTGAAAGTTTCTTCTTTTTTGATGGATATTGTGCGGCGACTTCCTCGCAATATTAGCTTTCTCATTAGTAAAGGGGGAATCACCTCCAATGATGTTCTCAGTGATGGTTTAAATCTACAATCAGCACGACTCCTCGGACAAATTCTGCCGGGTTGTTCGTTGGTTCGGACGCCGCAAAGCCATCCCCAATTTCCTCAACTGCCCGTCGTATTATTCCCCGGAAATGTGGGAGATAATCAAGGTCTTGTTACTGTTTACCGTCGTTTAAATAAGCATTATGGCTGA
- a CDS encoding TerB family tellurite resistance protein translates to MKPELNASKHLLKILIGAAWIDGKFQPEERQYLIKTAEKHQLANDPEIRALLYELKTVQPEECYRWLEEYFGGSPSQQQYEDLIEAISGLIYSDGEMASEEAKLLTQVQQYDPANISSLDKVLKTVQKLYQRYVTS, encoded by the coding sequence ATGAAACCAGAACTGAATGCTTCCAAACATTTGTTGAAAATTTTAATTGGCGCCGCTTGGATTGATGGCAAATTTCAACCGGAAGAACGTCAATATCTGATCAAAACCGCAGAAAAACATCAATTAGCCAATGATCCCGAAATTCGTGCTTTACTTTATGAACTGAAAACGGTGCAGCCAGAAGAATGTTATCGTTGGTTAGAAGAATATTTTGGCGGTTCTCCCAGTCAACAACAATATGAAGATTTAATCGAAGCCATCAGCGGATTGATTTATAGTGATGGCGAAATGGCAAGTGAAGAAGCAAAACTGCTGACGCAAGTTCAGCAATATGACCCAGCCAACATCTCTTCCTTGGATAAAGTGTTAAAAACTGTGCAAAAACTTTATCAGCGTTATGTAACAAGTTAG
- a CDS encoding DUF4129 domain-containing protein has product MSTSSRKTQEQFSLFQPIREQLKAPPSTPPEESIALRILVQLLVAIGIIATDLAAQTSFSLWTIPISFVGGFWSWQQRHKGNLAIKFLIAIGMLFALASFFRNLIGSLNDTRLVLAELLIQLQVLHSFDVPRRKDLGYSMVIGLILLGVAGTLSQTLAFAPLLVIFLIIGLPVLILDYRSRLGLALSAIQESTSVASRQQLFSPSVLPVRRLGVFFLLTISFGLLIFALMPRFPSYQIQTFPVSGPESLENQGFDNNDRQITNPGYVQEGAGDNDGKGVGSGTSPVEGPGDVDDQFYYGFSNQINQNLRGELTPKVVMRLRSQANGWIKVLAFDRYTGQGWKIEKEEPTIDVRRPPWSYRFRLNEPATAAETEEIVQTYTIVSDLPNLIPALPMAEDVYFPTREIATDPHGAIQSPIPLEEGLTYTVISEVRYRDRAQLRTASTNYPDSIQETYLQVPPAIQAKVRQQAEALLAKSSKPLDSTYEKVLFLAQAVKQTYRLQPNIPFLSDEQDLVEAFLFDWEGGYPDHFSTTLTIMLRSLGIPARLATGFSTGRFNPFTGLYLIRNTDAFALTEVYFPDYGWFQFDPIPGHELIPPSIEESQTFTVLRQIWNWIAGWLPSPVTGVFNYLWNVVIGSVIGIITRLWRLFSQGWGGLFAGLSSLVAVTFAGWLSWQQFQRWRYQRWLAQLPPVEGLYQQMLKLLAQEGTAKQPAQTPFEYLATVDTSLEAPQAEVVREISEAYVSWRYGNYSANLDYLKDGLRRLKRSYQRRQKR; this is encoded by the coding sequence ATGTCCACTTCTTCTCGCAAAACGCAGGAGCAATTTTCTCTTTTTCAGCCCATTCGAGAACAGTTAAAAGCACCCCCTTCAACGCCACCTGAAGAATCGATTGCGCTCAGAATTTTGGTCCAACTTTTAGTTGCCATTGGGATTATTGCGACTGATCTAGCAGCACAAACCAGTTTTAGCCTGTGGACAATTCCCATTAGTTTTGTCGGTGGCTTTTGGAGTTGGCAACAACGACACAAGGGTAACCTCGCGATTAAATTTCTGATCGCGATCGGAATGTTATTTGCCCTTGCCTCTTTCTTCCGCAACTTAATTGGCAGTCTCAATGATACCCGTCTCGTTTTAGCAGAACTCCTCATTCAATTACAAGTTTTACACAGTTTTGATGTACCCCGTCGTAAAGATTTAGGTTACTCGATGGTGATCGGGTTAATTTTGTTGGGGGTAGCCGGAACCCTCTCCCAAACCTTAGCCTTTGCCCCACTGTTGGTCATTTTCTTGATCATCGGTTTACCCGTTTTGATCCTTGATTACCGATCGCGCTTAGGATTAGCTTTATCGGCAATTCAAGAGTCAACCAGCGTTGCTTCAAGACAGCAACTGTTTTCTCCCTCTGTTCTTCCCGTACGCCGCTTAGGCGTCTTCTTCCTACTGACCATTAGTTTTGGCTTACTGATTTTTGCATTGATGCCTCGGTTTCCAAGTTATCAAATTCAAACTTTTCCTGTCAGTGGTCCAGAAAGTTTGGAAAATCAAGGCTTTGATAATAATGACCGTCAAATTACGAATCCAGGATACGTGCAAGAAGGTGCAGGGGACAACGATGGAAAAGGGGTCGGCAGCGGAACCAGTCCGGTGGAAGGTCCGGGAGATGTCGATGACCAGTTTTACTATGGGTTTAGCAATCAAATTAATCAGAACTTACGGGGTGAATTAACGCCCAAAGTTGTGATGCGGTTACGATCCCAAGCCAATGGTTGGATTAAAGTGCTTGCGTTTGATCGCTACACAGGACAAGGCTGGAAAATTGAAAAAGAAGAGCCCACCATTGATGTGAGACGTCCTCCTTGGTCGTATCGCTTTCGCTTAAACGAACCAGCAACTGCAGCAGAAACGGAAGAGATTGTCCAAACTTACACGATTGTTTCTGACTTACCCAATTTAATCCCCGCTTTGCCCATGGCGGAAGATGTTTATTTTCCTACGCGAGAAATTGCCACCGATCCCCATGGTGCGATTCAATCCCCCATCCCTCTAGAGGAAGGACTGACGTATACGGTCATTTCTGAAGTTCGTTATCGCGATCGCGCTCAATTACGAACGGCTAGCACGAATTATCCCGACTCGATCCAAGAAACTTATCTGCAAGTTCCGCCGGCGATCCAAGCCAAAGTCCGTCAGCAAGCCGAAGCCCTTCTCGCCAAATCTTCAAAACCGCTCGACTCCACTTATGAAAAAGTGCTCTTTCTGGCACAAGCAGTGAAACAAACCTATCGTCTGCAACCGAATATTCCCTTCTTAAGCGACGAACAAGATTTAGTCGAAGCCTTTTTATTCGATTGGGAAGGGGGATATCCGGATCATTTTTCCACCACCCTAACAATCATGTTACGCTCTTTAGGGATTCCGGCTCGTCTTGCCACTGGGTTTAGTACCGGTCGTTTTAATCCTTTCACGGGACTCTATTTGATTCGCAATACCGATGCCTTTGCCCTAACAGAAGTCTATTTCCCCGACTATGGCTGGTTTCAGTTCGATCCAATCCCTGGACATGAATTGATTCCTCCTTCCATTGAAGAGTCACAAACGTTTACAGTTTTACGTCAAATTTGGAATTGGATTGCCGGTTGGCTACCGTCTCCGGTTACAGGTGTTTTTAACTATCTTTGGAATGTTGTCATTGGCAGTGTAATTGGGATTATTACCCGCTTGTGGCGATTGTTTTCTCAAGGTTGGGGCGGACTTTTCGCGGGTTTAAGCAGTCTTGTTGCCGTGACGTTTGCCGGTTGGTTAAGTTGGCAACAATTTCAACGTTGGCGATATCAGCGATGGCTGGCACAATTGCCGCCAGTAGAAGGACTTTATCAGCAGATGTTGAAACTATTGGCACAGGAAGGAACAGCCAAACAACCGGCGCAAACCCCCTTTGAATATTTAGCAACAGTCGATACTAGCTTAGAAGCCCCCCAAGCGGAAGTGGTGAGAGAAATTTCTGAAGCCTATGTCTCTTGGCGATATGGTAATTATTCAGCGAATCTAGATTATTTAAAGGATGGATTACGACGCTTGAAACGCAGCTATCAACGGCGGCAAAAAAGGTAA
- a CDS encoding Uma2 family endonuclease encodes MKWQEVIEHPSLQDLPFKIELNEYGKIEMSPASNRQGRLQVQLSFLFREQNQQGEIYLECSIDTRKGVKVADIAWSSPEFFAEYGEVTPLPVAPEICVEIISPSNSQREMSEKIDLYLAKGANEVWLCDDEGNLTIYAPQGRIEASRLFPNFPNNILKK; translated from the coding sequence ATGAAATGGCAAGAAGTAATAGAACATCCCAGCTTACAAGATTTGCCATTTAAAATCGAGCTGAATGAATATGGCAAAATTGAAATGAGTCCCGCGTCTAATCGTCAGGGCAGGCTACAAGTTCAACTCAGTTTTTTATTCAGAGAACAAAATCAACAAGGAGAAATTTACCTAGAATGTTCAATTGATACGAGAAAAGGCGTAAAAGTAGCTGATATTGCTTGGAGTTCTCCAGAATTTTTTGCAGAATATGGAGAAGTGACGCCTCTACCCGTTGCCCCAGAAATTTGTGTAGAAATTATTTCTCCCTCTAATTCTCAAAGAGAAATGTCAGAAAAAATTGACCTTTATTTAGCGAAAGGGGCAAACGAAGTTTGGCTGTGTGATGATGAAGGAAATTTGACAATTTATGCCCCTCAAGGAAGAATCGAAGCGTCTCGTCTTTTCCCAAACTTCCCCAATAATATTCTAAAAAAGTAA
- a CDS encoding DUF1611 domain-containing protein, producing MQLTAQHRVAILLHEGIRGEHGKTGLTFLRYSEAAIAAVIDQQCVGESLARLRGIERDVPIVENVTAALAYHPDVLLIGIAPSGGQLPPAWQEEIKQAVQAGLSVVNGLHTPIRSLFAEDNLILQSGQWLWDVREEPTGLGIASGKAQFLSCQRILTVGTDMSIGKMSTSLELVKIAQQRGYRAKFLATGQGGMMLSGSGIPLDAIRVDFAAGAVEKLVLAAGDTDYDFLFVEGQGSLLHPGSTAVLPLLRGSQPTDLILVHRAGQTEIRNFPDLKIPPLSEIIELYEKLASGVGIFGEVKVSGIALNTFHLDDESAKQEIERVTQETGLPCNDVIRFSGENLFSSLVASS from the coding sequence ATGCAGTTAACAGCACAACATCGGGTGGCAATTTTACTCCATGAAGGCATTCGTGGGGAACATGGTAAAACTGGCTTAACCTTTTTACGATATAGCGAAGCCGCGATCGCGGCAGTGATTGATCAGCAATGTGTCGGGGAATCTTTAGCCCGTCTCAGAGGAATTGAGCGCGATGTTCCCATTGTAGAAAATGTCACCGCTGCCCTTGCCTATCATCCTGATGTTTTACTGATTGGCATTGCCCCTTCTGGTGGGCAACTCCCTCCCGCTTGGCAAGAGGAAATTAAACAAGCGGTGCAAGCAGGTTTATCTGTGGTTAATGGGCTGCATACGCCAATCCGTTCGCTTTTTGCTGAGGACAATTTAATTTTACAATCGGGTCAATGGTTGTGGGATGTGCGGGAAGAACCCACCGGCTTAGGAATTGCTAGTGGTAAAGCGCAATTTTTGTCTTGTCAAAGAATCCTCACTGTCGGAACCGATATGTCCATTGGTAAGATGTCCACCAGTTTGGAACTGGTAAAAATCGCTCAACAACGAGGGTATCGTGCTAAATTTTTAGCAACGGGACAAGGAGGCATGATGTTGAGTGGCAGTGGCATCCCCTTAGATGCGATTCGGGTTGATTTTGCTGCAGGTGCTGTGGAAAAACTAGTCTTAGCCGCAGGAGATACCGATTATGATTTCTTATTTGTGGAAGGGCAAGGGTCACTGCTTCATCCGGGTTCAACTGCTGTCTTACCGCTCTTACGCGGAAGTCAGCCCACAGACTTAATTTTAGTCCATCGTGCTGGACAAACTGAAATTAGAAACTTTCCCGATCTCAAAATTCCTCCTCTCTCAGAGATTATTGAATTGTATGAGAAACTTGCCAGTGGGGTTGGCATCTTTGGGGAAGTTAAGGTCAGTGGAATTGCTTTAAATACATTTCACCTTGATGATGAGAGTGCAAAACAGGAAATAGAACGGGTCACCCAAGAAACCGGTTTACCCTGCAATGATGTGATTCGTTTTTCTGGAGAAAACTTATTTTCCAGTTTAGTTGCCTCTTCCTAG
- a CDS encoding RNB domain-containing ribonuclease: protein MEFSIATILSHLSDNKLVAPKVLEKKLNLQDEQSLEQLQVALDALERIGVIVKERGKYRRPPQEDVVEAKLRCSSKGFCFAIQDQEGTDDIYVRESHLGSAWNGDRVLVKVIKEASRRRSPEGEVQVILDRANPSLLAQVRQAEDDDKPEYHAVPLDDRLLFELNLSPDGADLKEAVDHLVHVEVLRYPLGDHPPIGRVTKVLGSDAEEAADTDIVCCKHDLPRTFSQHALAEAAALTPSFDQKILEKRQDYRDLLTISLAETPPANENSPFVENALTLDKTNSGNWRLGIHIADVAHYVASDSALDNAAKQRGTAVFLRDLVIPLFPKEVQQCASLIPGEDRLAVSVMLMIDQMGEIQDFSIDESVIRVDQHFSYQEAQSLLGENQDVAPDQKPAVALLNELFFTLSPLVKAQRLQRGSFDIELPEAQGGFQDEGRLGAVVVDSSLPVRSLLTELMILPGQVVGRHLQALGVPGIYRIQQISDYTEIEDLMKLGNNLELELELENEDELRPQDYQNFSRQISKSSADRVLMFFLKSTLKLAKYSTKPGEHFGLAENTAYSPCISPGQRYADLWVQRILKAVFNQGRDRRHSRAKEGVDLHSSSSHGKINWNVLPPPMATEYEEQIASFIHHLNERDKMVEDAENDLKGLKKAEKMKERTGEVFSGLITGVQSYGFFVEIEDLLVEGLVHVSSLKDDWYEYRARHACLVGRKNRIAYRLGSRVKVQVKSVDYYRQQIDLVTVSGATPATDEDFDN, encoded by the coding sequence AAAAGTTCTCGAGAAAAAGCTTAATCTTCAAGACGAACAAAGTCTCGAACAATTACAAGTTGCTCTAGATGCGCTTGAACGCATCGGCGTTATTGTCAAAGAAAGGGGAAAATATCGCCGTCCGCCCCAAGAAGATGTTGTGGAAGCCAAACTTCGCTGTTCGAGTAAAGGCTTTTGTTTTGCCATTCAAGATCAAGAAGGAACGGATGATATTTATGTCCGCGAATCTCATTTGGGCAGCGCTTGGAATGGCGATCGCGTTTTAGTGAAAGTGATTAAAGAAGCCAGTCGTCGTCGTTCTCCGGAAGGAGAAGTGCAAGTGATTCTCGATCGCGCTAATCCCTCCTTACTGGCACAAGTGCGACAAGCTGAGGATGACGACAAACCAGAGTATCATGCTGTTCCTTTAGATGATCGGCTGCTGTTTGAACTCAATCTCAGTCCTGATGGTGCTGACTTAAAAGAAGCGGTGGATCATTTGGTGCATGTGGAAGTATTACGTTACCCTCTCGGTGATCATCCGCCAATTGGTCGCGTGACAAAAGTACTCGGCAGTGACGCGGAAGAAGCAGCGGATACCGATATTGTCTGCTGTAAACACGATTTACCCAGAACCTTCTCTCAACACGCTTTAGCCGAAGCCGCAGCCTTAACTCCTAGTTTCGATCAAAAAATATTAGAAAAGAGACAAGATTATCGGGATTTACTCACTATTTCCCTTGCAGAAACCCCACCCGCCAATGAAAACTCCCCCTTTGTGGAAAACGCCCTTACCTTAGACAAAACCAATAGCGGAAATTGGCGTTTAGGGATCCATATTGCCGATGTTGCCCATTATGTGGCTTCCGATTCAGCGTTGGATAATGCAGCCAAGCAACGAGGAACAGCGGTATTTTTACGAGATCTAGTCATCCCCCTCTTCCCCAAAGAGGTGCAACAATGTGCGTCCTTGATTCCTGGAGAAGATCGCCTGGCGGTCAGTGTGATGTTAATGATTGACCAAATGGGCGAGATTCAAGATTTTTCCATTGACGAAAGTGTGATTCGTGTGGATCAACACTTTAGCTACCAAGAAGCGCAATCGCTGTTAGGAGAGAATCAAGACGTTGCGCCAGACCAGAAACCAGCAGTGGCACTGCTTAATGAACTCTTTTTTACCCTCAGTCCGCTGGTGAAAGCCCAACGGTTACAACGGGGTAGCTTTGATATTGAACTCCCCGAAGCCCAGGGTGGATTTCAAGATGAAGGGCGTTTAGGGGCAGTAGTTGTGGATTCTTCCCTACCGGTGCGTTCTTTGCTGACGGAGTTAATGATTCTGCCGGGACAAGTGGTGGGACGTCATTTACAAGCCCTTGGTGTGCCTGGAATCTATCGCATTCAACAGATTTCTGATTACACCGAAATTGAAGACTTGATGAAGTTGGGCAATAACTTGGAATTAGAACTAGAACTGGAAAATGAGGATGAGTTGCGTCCCCAAGATTACCAGAATTTCAGTCGCCAAATTTCTAAGTCGAGTGCCGATCGCGTTTTGATGTTTTTCCTGAAATCAACGCTGAAATTAGCCAAATATAGCACTAAACCTGGTGAACACTTTGGCTTAGCCGAAAATACGGCTTACAGTCCCTGTATTTCTCCCGGACAGCGCTATGCTGATTTGTGGGTCCAACGCATCTTAAAGGCGGTCTTTAATCAGGGGCGCGATCGCCGCCATAGTCGCGCCAAAGAGGGGGTCGATCTCCACAGCAGTAGCAGTCATGGCAAGATCAACTGGAATGTGCTTCCACCCCCAATGGCAACGGAGTATGAAGAACAAATTGCCAGCTTCATCCACCATCTTAACGAACGAGACAAAATGGTGGAAGACGCGGAAAATGACCTGAAAGGGCTGAAAAAAGCTGAGAAAATGAAAGAACGCACAGGAGAAGTTTTTTCAGGCTTAATTACTGGTGTTCAATCCTATGGCTTCTTTGTAGAAATTGAAGACCTACTGGTAGAAGGACTCGTTCATGTCAGTTCCCTCAAAGATGATTGGTATGAATATCGAGCCCGCCATGCCTGTTTAGTCGGTCGTAAAAACCGCATTGCCTACCGTTTGGGGTCGCGCGTGAAAGTCCAAGTCAAGAGTGTTGATTACTATCGTCAGCAAATTGACTTAGTAACGGTTTCTGGGGCAACACCTGCCACCGATGAAGACTTTGATAATTAA
- a CDS encoding NINE protein: protein MSGKIVPQRSYPTAYALWCFCFLSVCGIHRLYARRYFSGFFYLITLGFFGIGQFIDLFLIPGMIDEENLKIKALYGYQPNQASFYQTPESIVVNLPKSETPQANLEGKTKKPLAEKDIDRAILRTCKEYAGATLAEIFLEVDEEYEKIEARVEYLMRKNLLAIDNRSDDGAVIYKIS from the coding sequence ATGTCCGGTAAAATTGTCCCCCAAAGAAGTTATCCGACAGCGTATGCTTTGTGGTGTTTTTGCTTTTTATCCGTTTGTGGAATTCACCGCTTATACGCCAGACGATACTTTTCGGGATTTTTCTATTTGATCACGCTGGGTTTTTTTGGGATTGGTCAATTTATTGACTTGTTTTTAATTCCTGGCATGATTGATGAAGAAAATTTGAAAATTAAAGCCCTTTACGGTTATCAACCCAACCAAGCAAGTTTTTACCAAACCCCAGAAAGTATTGTTGTTAATTTACCAAAAAGTGAAACGCCTCAAGCGAACTTAGAAGGGAAAACCAAGAAGCCACTAGCGGAAAAAGATATTGATCGCGCTATTTTAAGAACTTGTAAGGAATATGCGGGGGCAACCTTGGCGGAAATTTTTCTGGAAGTTGATGAGGAATATGAAAAAATTGAAGCTCGTGTTGAATATTTAATGCGAAAGAATTTGCTGGCGATTGATAATCGCTCGGATGATGGTGCGGTGATTTACAAAATTAGTTGA
- a CDS encoding dipeptide epimerase, translated as MKLTADPFTVQKRFPLTISRGTTTATTNLWVRVEDEGIAGWGEAVPFSIGGGVGQPTEGLQEQLQAVIPQLEQLTPLARSRIQSQLKTANISSALRAAIDVACYDWLGKRTGLPVWQILGLDLSETVPISVTIGISSPEDGKKRLENWQSLTGGKRIKVKLGSPQGLAADQMLFQTLQQNAPDAEFTIDANGGWSLEDAITMSHWLANYNVAYIEQPLPVAADEKLPMLSENSPLPIFADESCFTSQDIPRLAALRIHGINIKLMKAGSLTEVLKMVYTAQACGLQVMYGCYSDSAIANTAMAHLGSLADYLDLDSHLNLKDDPFRGAVLNNGYLQPNASPGLGLTYHAVNSTTSGGNFTP; from the coding sequence ATGAAGCTGACTGCCGATCCCTTTACCGTCCAAAAACGCTTCCCTTTAACCATTTCCCGAGGGACAACGACCGCAACAACTAATTTGTGGGTCAGAGTTGAAGATGAAGGCATCGCCGGTTGGGGAGAAGCGGTTCCCTTTTCCATTGGCGGTGGCGTGGGACAACCAACTGAGGGCTTACAGGAACAATTACAAGCGGTTATTCCCCAATTAGAACAACTGACTCCGTTAGCGCGATCGCGCATTCAATCTCAACTCAAAACTGCTAACATTTCTTCGGCACTCCGTGCTGCCATTGACGTTGCCTGTTATGACTGGCTGGGGAAACGCACTGGACTTCCCGTTTGGCAAATTTTAGGACTGGATTTAAGTGAAACGGTCCCGATTTCGGTCACGATCGGAATTAGTTCTCCAGAAGATGGGAAAAAACGGTTAGAAAACTGGCAAAGCCTCACGGGGGGAAAACGAATTAAAGTTAAATTGGGTAGCCCACAGGGGTTAGCAGCGGATCAAATGCTATTCCAAACCCTACAGCAAAATGCACCGGATGCAGAATTTACCATTGATGCTAATGGCGGATGGAGTTTAGAAGATGCCATTACCATGAGTCACTGGTTAGCCAACTATAATGTGGCTTATATTGAACAACCCTTGCCGGTAGCAGCAGATGAAAAACTGCCAATGTTGTCAGAGAACTCGCCGTTACCGATTTTTGCTGATGAAAGTTGCTTCACCAGTCAAGATATTCCCCGACTGGCTGCCTTAAGGATTCACGGCATTAACATTAAACTGATGAAAGCCGGTAGCCTGACCGAAGTCTTAAAAATGGTTTACACCGCTCAAGCTTGTGGGTTACAAGTAATGTACGGGTGTTACTCCGACAGCGCGATCGCGAATACAGCAATGGCTCATCTGGGCAGTCTCGCTGACTATCTCGACTTGGATAGTCATCTCAACCTTAAAGACGATCCGTTTCGCGGGGCAGTGTTAAACAATGGATATTTACAACCCAACGCTTCACCAGGACTGGGACTCACTTATCATGCAGTTAACAGCACAACATCGGGTGGCAATTTTACTCCATGA
- a CDS encoding high light inducible protein, whose product MTTGKGSIVDDQGKMNNFAVEPDIYVQEESRAGFTAYAERLNGRLAMIGFVSLLILEIATGHGLFGQF is encoded by the coding sequence ATGACTACAGGAAAAGGCTCTATTGTTGATGATCAGGGTAAGATGAACAACTTTGCCGTAGAACCTGATATTTATGTGCAGGAAGAATCCCGCGCTGGTTTTACCGCTTATGCCGAACGCCTCAACGGTCGCTTAGCGATGATTGGTTTTGTCTCTTTACTCATTCTAGAAATTGCGACCGGACATGGACTATTCGGTCAATTTTAG